A genome region from Labrus mixtus chromosome 9, fLabMix1.1, whole genome shotgun sequence includes the following:
- the c9h19orf47 gene encoding uncharacterized protein C19orf47 homolog isoform X2, whose translation MASVTTATSEWIQFFKDAGIPAGLAVTYAVSFVDNRINKNMLMDLSKDIMMDLGITVIGDIIAILKHAKQVYRQDMCKMATEAISSGQTSVKAELRRTANTPATRMIANALSNDSPPATPARRPDNRLSVTVSNMQGNKSSKAVVSQPADEGSGLQAVKRRRVTAEMEGSKRTSVFARLGAESKADTTTSTNKPTGVFSRLDRGGEEDQRPKPGKMAGNMAVEDEDDSDGEGSVLQYAGVLKRAPPSQRKEPATKPAPTTLRRLGGKFKLPPSDTPTSPSSSSSSPNGLPPAKISVLQRLGKLPVSHPSTAVSATPADTQDNRVTSTRPKAQERLTIASPKVSSSTGAAVAAGGESVGAQMDVRAISVFKRLGNKKT comes from the exons ATGGCGTCCGTGACAACAG CCACCTCAGAGTGGATCCAGTTTTTTAAGGATGCAGGGATCCCAGCCGGCCTCGCAGTGACTTACGCAGTCTCCTTTGTGGACAACAG AATTAACAAGAACATGTTGATGGACCTCAGTAAAGACATCATGATGGACCTTGGGATCACAGTCATTGGGGACATTATTGCCATTCTTAAACATGCCAAGCAAGTCtacagacag GACATGTGCAAAATGGCCACAGAAGCCATCTCCTCAGGACAGACCAGTGTTAAAGCTGAGCTCAGAAGAACTGCCAATACTC CTGCCACTCGTATGATTGCCAACGCTTTGAGCAATGACTCCCCACCAGCCACTCCAGCCCGTCGACCTGACAACCGGCTCTCTGTCACAGTGTCTAATATGCAGGGGAACAAGAGCAGCAAAGCAG TTGTAAGTCAGCCAGCTGACGAGGGGAGCGGTTTGCAAGCAGTGAAGCGCCGACGTGTGACAGCTGAGATGGAAG GTTCGAAACGCACCTCTGTGTTTGCAAGACTCGGGGCTGAATCAAAGGCAGACACAACAACGAGCACTAACAAG CCCACCGGAGTATTCAGTCGACTGGAtagagggggggaagaggacCAAAGGCCAAAGCCTGGCAAAATGGCTGGGAACATGGCGGTGGAAGACGAGGACGACAGCGACGGGGAAGGCTCTGTCCTCCAGTACGCTGGGGTTCTTAAGAGAGCCCCTCCCTCCCAGAGGAAAGAGCCAGCTACAAAACCTGCCCCAACTACCCTACGGCGCCTTGGAGGCAAATTCAAACTACCTCCCTCTGACACTCCCACCTCTCCctcctcatcatcttcttcCCCTAATGGTCTCCCCCCTGCCAAGATCAGTGTGCTTCAGAGACTGGGCAAGCTCCCTGTCTCGCACCCGAGCACGGCCGTATCAGCAACACCTGCTGACACACAGGACAACAGGGTGACAAGCACCCGGCCGAAGGCTCAGGAGAGACTGACCATAGCAAGCCCCAAGGTAAGCAGCAGCACTGGGGCAGCTGTGGCAGCAGGGGGAGAGTCTGTGGGAGCCCAGATGGACGTCAGGGctatcagtgtttttaaaagactaGGCAACAAGAAAACCTAA
- the c9h19orf47 gene encoding uncharacterized protein C19orf47 homolog isoform X1 produces the protein MASVTTATSEWIQFFKDAGIPAGLAVTYAVSFVDNRINKNMLMDLSKDIMMDLGITVIGDIIAILKHAKQVYRQDMCKMATEAISSGQTSVKAELRRTANTPATRMIANALSNDSPPATPARRPDNRLSVTVSNMQGNKSSKAVVSQPADEGSGLQAVKRRRVTAEMEGKYIINMPKGTTPRTRRILSQQAKKGSKRTSVFARLGAESKADTTTSTNKPTGVFSRLDRGGEEDQRPKPGKMAGNMAVEDEDDSDGEGSVLQYAGVLKRAPPSQRKEPATKPAPTTLRRLGGKFKLPPSDTPTSPSSSSSSPNGLPPAKISVLQRLGKLPVSHPSTAVSATPADTQDNRVTSTRPKAQERLTIASPKVSSSTGAAVAAGGESVGAQMDVRAISVFKRLGNKKT, from the exons ATGGCGTCCGTGACAACAG CCACCTCAGAGTGGATCCAGTTTTTTAAGGATGCAGGGATCCCAGCCGGCCTCGCAGTGACTTACGCAGTCTCCTTTGTGGACAACAG AATTAACAAGAACATGTTGATGGACCTCAGTAAAGACATCATGATGGACCTTGGGATCACAGTCATTGGGGACATTATTGCCATTCTTAAACATGCCAAGCAAGTCtacagacag GACATGTGCAAAATGGCCACAGAAGCCATCTCCTCAGGACAGACCAGTGTTAAAGCTGAGCTCAGAAGAACTGCCAATACTC CTGCCACTCGTATGATTGCCAACGCTTTGAGCAATGACTCCCCACCAGCCACTCCAGCCCGTCGACCTGACAACCGGCTCTCTGTCACAGTGTCTAATATGCAGGGGAACAAGAGCAGCAAAGCAG TTGTAAGTCAGCCAGCTGACGAGGGGAGCGGTTTGCAAGCAGTGAAGCGCCGACGTGTGACAGCTGAGATGGAAGGCAAGTACATCATCAACATGCCCAAAGGCACCACGCCTCGTACACGCCGCATCCTGTCCCAGCAGGCCAAGAAAG GTTCGAAACGCACCTCTGTGTTTGCAAGACTCGGGGCTGAATCAAAGGCAGACACAACAACGAGCACTAACAAG CCCACCGGAGTATTCAGTCGACTGGAtagagggggggaagaggacCAAAGGCCAAAGCCTGGCAAAATGGCTGGGAACATGGCGGTGGAAGACGAGGACGACAGCGACGGGGAAGGCTCTGTCCTCCAGTACGCTGGGGTTCTTAAGAGAGCCCCTCCCTCCCAGAGGAAAGAGCCAGCTACAAAACCTGCCCCAACTACCCTACGGCGCCTTGGAGGCAAATTCAAACTACCTCCCTCTGACACTCCCACCTCTCCctcctcatcatcttcttcCCCTAATGGTCTCCCCCCTGCCAAGATCAGTGTGCTTCAGAGACTGGGCAAGCTCCCTGTCTCGCACCCGAGCACGGCCGTATCAGCAACACCTGCTGACACACAGGACAACAGGGTGACAAGCACCCGGCCGAAGGCTCAGGAGAGACTGACCATAGCAAGCCCCAAGGTAAGCAGCAGCACTGGGGCAGCTGTGGCAGCAGGGGGAGAGTCTGTGGGAGCCCAGATGGACGTCAGGGctatcagtgtttttaaaagactaGGCAACAAGAAAACCTAA
- the c9h19orf47 gene encoding uncharacterized protein C19orf47 homolog isoform X3, whose protein sequence is MLMDLSKDIMMDLGITVIGDIIAILKHAKQVYRQDMCKMATEAISSGQTSVKAELRRTANTPATRMIANALSNDSPPATPARRPDNRLSVTVSNMQGNKSSKAVVSQPADEGSGLQAVKRRRVTAEMEGKYIINMPKGTTPRTRRILSQQAKKGSKRTSVFARLGAESKADTTTSTNKPTGVFSRLDRGGEEDQRPKPGKMAGNMAVEDEDDSDGEGSVLQYAGVLKRAPPSQRKEPATKPAPTTLRRLGGKFKLPPSDTPTSPSSSSSSPNGLPPAKISVLQRLGKLPVSHPSTAVSATPADTQDNRVTSTRPKAQERLTIASPKVSSSTGAAVAAGGESVGAQMDVRAISVFKRLGNKKT, encoded by the exons ATGTTGATGGACCTCAGTAAAGACATCATGATGGACCTTGGGATCACAGTCATTGGGGACATTATTGCCATTCTTAAACATGCCAAGCAAGTCtacagacag GACATGTGCAAAATGGCCACAGAAGCCATCTCCTCAGGACAGACCAGTGTTAAAGCTGAGCTCAGAAGAACTGCCAATACTC CTGCCACTCGTATGATTGCCAACGCTTTGAGCAATGACTCCCCACCAGCCACTCCAGCCCGTCGACCTGACAACCGGCTCTCTGTCACAGTGTCTAATATGCAGGGGAACAAGAGCAGCAAAGCAG TTGTAAGTCAGCCAGCTGACGAGGGGAGCGGTTTGCAAGCAGTGAAGCGCCGACGTGTGACAGCTGAGATGGAAGGCAAGTACATCATCAACATGCCCAAAGGCACCACGCCTCGTACACGCCGCATCCTGTCCCAGCAGGCCAAGAAAG GTTCGAAACGCACCTCTGTGTTTGCAAGACTCGGGGCTGAATCAAAGGCAGACACAACAACGAGCACTAACAAG CCCACCGGAGTATTCAGTCGACTGGAtagagggggggaagaggacCAAAGGCCAAAGCCTGGCAAAATGGCTGGGAACATGGCGGTGGAAGACGAGGACGACAGCGACGGGGAAGGCTCTGTCCTCCAGTACGCTGGGGTTCTTAAGAGAGCCCCTCCCTCCCAGAGGAAAGAGCCAGCTACAAAACCTGCCCCAACTACCCTACGGCGCCTTGGAGGCAAATTCAAACTACCTCCCTCTGACACTCCCACCTCTCCctcctcatcatcttcttcCCCTAATGGTCTCCCCCCTGCCAAGATCAGTGTGCTTCAGAGACTGGGCAAGCTCCCTGTCTCGCACCCGAGCACGGCCGTATCAGCAACACCTGCTGACACACAGGACAACAGGGTGACAAGCACCCGGCCGAAGGCTCAGGAGAGACTGACCATAGCAAGCCCCAAGGTAAGCAGCAGCACTGGGGCAGCTGTGGCAGCAGGGGGAGAGTCTGTGGGAGCCCAGATGGACGTCAGGGctatcagtgtttttaaaagactaGGCAACAAGAAAACCTAA